TCTGAGAGAAGATTGGTCGGAAAGTCTCCTACAACGTCAAAGCTGCAGGGTTCCTAGGTCATCCTATAATTTATAAGCTTCTTCCCCATTAAGAAGCAGCCGAAAGGAATACGCCGCGAAGCGGATTTAAGGCGGGGCTATCAGGTGGGTTGGATTTGATTGGCTGTAAAGATATGGGTGAGAGGGTTAGGGGTAAAATCGCGGTGGTCACCGGTGCGAGCAGAGGGATAGGATTCGCCATCTCCAAAGTCTTCACCCTCAACGATATGAGAGTATACATGGCCTCGAGGAACAGGGATCGGTTGGAGAAGGCCGCGCAGGAGATCCAGAAGGTTTCGAATTTGGAGGGATATCCTGTAGCGGTTCGGACCGATGTATCCGATGAATCTGATGTAAAGAGGCTATTTAGCAAGGTCTCCCGGGAGGAGGGGAGGCTCGACGTACTGGTGAACAATGCCGGCATCGGCGTCTTTAAGCCGTTCATTGAGACGACGCTCCAAGACCTTCACAGGGTCTTCAAGGTTAACGTGGAGGGAGTATTCCTCTGCTGCAAGGAAGCTTTTAACCTTATGAGGGATCGGGGAGGAGGATGCATAGTTAACGTGGGATCCATAGTATCCCTCAGGGGATACCCTAACCAAAGCGTCTACACCGCCTCCAAACATGCACTCTTAGGCCTAACCAAGGTCCTAGCGGAGGAGGGTAGATCCTACAACATCAGTGTCATGGCTGTATGCCCAGGAGGGGTCAGGACAGACCTGGCCGGGGAACTTCTGTCCATAAGGCCGGACCTGAAGCCAGAGGCCCTCATGGATCCGGAGGACGTGGCCAACACCATCCTATACATGATAGCTTTCTCAGATAAAGCCTCAATAGATAACGTAGTGATCCGGCGAAGGGGATCATCACCATACTTCTAACCTTGTAGATCCGACCTAAAACATCGCTGATCAAGTAGTGAAATAAGCTGTTTAAGGCATGGAGGCGAAGTGGGGGTAATTCTTGTCCGGCGTCAATTGTGTGTAGGTGGTTCATCCCTTCTCCGAGCATCTATTTCTTCGTCTATGTTAAGAATCAACTTTCAGCCCAAATAAACTAAACTATTCTATCTATATTTCCTTATCCAATATGGTTCTTCTCGAATTAAGGTTCTTGATGGATATAATGGTTCCGGTTACCATGGCCAGATGACTGCGGTTTTGAGGAGAAATAGGGGATGTGAGGATGGGTGTGGATGGAGGTCACGTTCTAGTAGCGTTCTCAACAGCTTCTGTTATGGCGTTGATCCAGAGCTCCAATATTTTTTCTCCTTTCTCCTTCGAGGCCAGGGTTGGGTCTCCGCACACTCCATGTTTCAGGTCTCTTCCGAGAAACTTGGATGTAGTGAGGATTCTCAGCCCCTCCATGAATGCGGTTGTATTTAATCCTTTAGGTATGAAGTCAGGTATCTCCTTCACCGCTTCTTTCATGTCCACTAAGTCCGGCCTCAGAAGTAGCATAAGCGAGGTTTCAAGCTCCTCGGCGTGCATAAGGACCTCCTCCTCTAGGATTCCGGCGTAGGCCTCGATGGGGATGAGGGTGAAGGGCGATATATTATGGATGAGGGTTTCCCCCAGCTCCCCCGTCACGTTAAGCTCATAGCATATATCGTTCAGCTGGGCTAGGTGGCCTGCATGCCCTGAGATCACGACTATATGCTTCACTCCATTTCTTGAGAGGCTCTTGGCTAAATCCCTTATCATCCGTCTTAGAGTCTCAGCTGAGAGGGTTAAGGTTCCCGCCTTGGGATAATGGTCCTCCGAAAACCCTATTGGGATTAGAGGCAGTAACAGGCTACCGGTCCTTTCAGCAACCCTTTTAGCCACTTCCCAAGCTATTATGTGATCGGTCCCTACGGGTAGGTGAGGGCCATGCTGCTCGGTGCTTCCTATGGGGAGTATGGCAACCCCCCTCCCCCTTATCAGATTCTCCAGCTGTTTAAAGGACTTCTCAGCCCAGAGCGTAATGTCCAACTTAATCATCTCCAAACTTAGGGATGGAGTTATACAATTCCGGATATTTTAATATGATCTCTAAATCTTGTATAACCTTGGAGGGGGGTGAGTATTGCCAGATTTAGAGGTCCCACCATTAATCAATTATTTTTATGTTCTAGGGCTTTCTTTATTTCCTCTTCCGTTGGGTTTGCGTATAGGGGTGTTGTAAAATATTTTGTCCCATCGTCGGGTAGTACCGCTACGATCCTCTTTCCCTCTCCGAGGAGTTCAGCCTTCTTAAGCGCGATGTAGAGGATGGCCCCTGAGCTCATCCCCACGAGGAGCCCCTCCTTCCTGGCCACTTCCCTGGCGACTTTGAAGGTCTCTGGCACCTCCTCATGGGTTATCTCTATTATCTCGTCGAACCATTCCCTCCTGAAGAGCTGCGTTGGGTAGGGTTCATCCGGGTTCCTGAGCCCCTGGATGCTTACCCCGAGCTTGGGCATGACCCCTACGATCTTCACCTTGGGGTTATAGGCTTTAACCCTCATGGATGCGCCTACCCCTGTCCCCGCGGTTCCCACCCCCACCACGATCATGTCCACGCGCCCACCGGTCTGGGCTAGTATCTCCTTGCCTGTGGTCTCGTAGTGGGCTAGGATGTTGGCGGGATCCTTGAATTGGTCCAGATCCACGTATTTATCCGGGTTGTCCCTGAGGATCTTCTGCTTTAACTCCACAGCTCCGCCGGTCCCCTTCTCGGCGGGCGAGAGGATGAGCTCAGCCCCGTAGGCTAGGATCATGGCCCTCCTCTCAAGGCTTACGGATTCAGGCATCACTATGGCTATCTTGTAGCCTTTAGCGGCGGCTATCATTGCGAGGGCTATGCCCGTGTTCCCCGAGGTGGCTTCCAGGATCGTCTTACCCTCTTTAAGCTTTCCGGCGGCTTCCGCGTATTCGACCAGGTAGAGGGCCATCCTGTCCTTGACGGAACCTCCTATGTTATACCATTCGAGTTTCGCGTAGAGCTCTGCGCTTCCAGGCTTTGTAACCTTGTTGAGCCTCAGCATGGGGGTTTCCCCTATGAGGCCTGTGATGTCGGTTGCGACCTTCATGGCCCAGCACTATAACAGTGTTATGAAAAACCGATATAAAAACTTTACGTGAAACCCTCAAGGACGCACCATCAAACATAGACAGGGGGCTTCACCATGCAGCTATTTCAGGTTGAGGGTGGCTATGACCTCGTCTTCTCGGACTTTAAAGGTGAAGCCCATCTTCCTGAACAGGTTGATCACGCTCTCGTTCTTCGGCATGATTATCCCATATATGCTTTCTAACCCCTTCTCCTCGGCTATCTCTATGAGCATGTCCACGAGTTTCGTTCCTAATCCTTTCCTCTGATACTC
This region of Candidatus Bathyarchaeota archaeon genomic DNA includes:
- a CDS encoding SDR family oxidoreductase, with translation MDLIGCKDMGERVRGKIAVVTGASRGIGFAISKVFTLNDMRVYMASRNRDRLEKAAQEIQKVSNLEGYPVAVRTDVSDESDVKRLFSKVSREEGRLDVLVNNAGIGVFKPFIETTLQDLHRVFKVNVEGVFLCCKEAFNLMRDRGGGCIVNVGSIVSLRGYPNQSVYTASKHALLGLTKVLAEEGRSYNISVMAVCPGGVRTDLAGELLSIRPDLKPEALMDPEDVANTILYMIAFSDKASIDNVVIRRRGSSPYF
- a CDS encoding creatininase family protein, with protein sequence MDITLWAEKSFKQLENLIRGRGVAILPIGSTEQHGPHLPVGTDHIIAWEVAKRVAERTGSLLLPLIPIGFSEDHYPKAGTLTLSAETLRRMIRDLAKSLSRNGVKHIVVISGHAGHLAQLNDICYELNVTGELGETLIHNISPFTLIPIEAYAGILEEEVLMHAEELETSLMLLLRPDLVDMKEAVKEIPDFIPKGLNTTAFMEGLRILTTSKFLGRDLKHGVCGDPTLASKEKGEKILELWINAITEAVENATRT
- a CDS encoding PLP-dependent cysteine synthase family protein, translating into MKVATDITGLIGETPMLRLNKVTKPGSAELYAKLEWYNIGGSVKDRMALYLVEYAEAAGKLKEGKTILEATSGNTGIALAMIAAAKGYKIAIVMPESVSLERRAMILAYGAELILSPAEKGTGGAVELKQKILRDNPDKYVDLDQFKDPANILAHYETTGKEILAQTGGRVDMIVVGVGTAGTGVGASMRVKAYNPKVKIVGVMPKLGVSIQGLRNPDEPYPTQLFRREWFDEIIEITHEEVPETFKVAREVARKEGLLVGMSSGAILYIALKKAELLGEGKRIVAVLPDDGTKYFTTPLYANPTEEEIKKALEHKNN